The proteins below come from a single Tachypleus tridentatus isolate NWPU-2018 chromosome 13, ASM421037v1, whole genome shotgun sequence genomic window:
- the LOC143236355 gene encoding adenosine receptor A1-like translates to MFASQLPITYTVSEMTVAVFAVVGNLVVMIAFGLDRRIRKVTNFYILSLAMADFLVGLVGVPSAILTKLGLPEGNFSACMTMLSLLVVLCTISILNLLAVSVDRYWAVLRPFSYQQTMTGRTVAIIVFVCWVLGSAIGFFPLFGWNSGPEPRGRCFFAQVMNYDFLVFLYFVTIVYPTLLMVFFYGRIYLVVLKQASILRYLACF, encoded by the coding sequence ATGTTTGCTAGTCAGTTACCTATTACGTACACCGTTTCTGAGATGACTGTTGCCGTGTTTGCCGTAGTCGGAAACCTTGTGGTGATGATAGCCTTTGGACTGGACAGACGCATCCGAAAGGTCACCAACTTTTACATTTTGAGTTTAGCAATGGCAGACTTTTTGGTTGGCCTGGTTGGTGTTCCTTCAGCCATCCTAACCAAGCTAGGCTTGCCCGAAGGAAACTTTAGTGCCTGTATGACTATGCTGTCTCTACTGGTAGTTTTGTGTACCATCTCCATTCTTAATTTGTTAGCAGTGTCTGTGGACCGTTACTGGGCGGTACTTCGTCCGTTTAGCTACCAACAGACGATGACCGGACGGACAGTAGCAATTATTGTCTTTGTCTGCTGGGTATTGGGCTCCGCTATTGGCTTCTTTCCACTATTCGGCTGGAATTCTGGACCTGAGCCCAGAGGGCGCTGTTTCTTCGCGCAGGTGATGAACTACGACTTCCTAGTGTTCCTCTATTTTGTCACTATCGTTTATCCGACGCTGCTAATGGTATTCTTCTATGGCAGAATATATTTGGTCGTTCTTAAACAGGCAAGTATACTCCGCTATCTTGCATGCTTTTAA